A single region of the Pristis pectinata isolate sPriPec2 chromosome 25, sPriPec2.1.pri, whole genome shotgun sequence genome encodes:
- the tmub2 gene encoding transmembrane and ubiquitin-like domain-containing protein 2 translates to MDPSTMSFIEGVGDEVTVLCGIVFLVLALVLAWLSTHVADRSDQIFGTIVTTGNSSLVGLSSVERYVANAATPETDEAQSATAPAEQKPEEENDSGLGASPGNNGPTNEQVPIEGASSLTDANIDPLLNIQGLRKRASASEISTGEVLDPGMLENCNAHARVEEGEGQIKVRLKFLNDTEEVARVKPDDTIGFLKSKYFPGREQQMKFIYQGQLLQDQSRTLGSLNITDNCVIHCHISQTSSSPSPAVSSMVEQNQAALNVGNLMIPVFVIMLAVVWYYRINYRQFFTAPATVSLVGVTVFFSFLVFGIYGR, encoded by the exons ATGGACCCCAGCACCATGTCATTTATTGAAGGAGTTGGTGATGAAGTCACAGTCCTGTGTGGAATAGTCTTCCTGGTACTGGCACTTGTTCTCGCCTGGCTCTCCACACATGTTGCTGATCGTAGTGATCAAATATTTGGGACCATTGTTACCACAGGGAACTCGTCGTTAGTGGGGCTGAGCAGTGTAGAGCGGTACGTGGCAAATGCAGCAACACCTGAGACAGATGAAGCCCAGTCAGCAACTGCCCCTGCTGAGCAAAAGCCAGAGGAAGAAAATGATTCTGGGCTTGGAGCATCACCTGGAAATAATGGACCCACCAATGAGCAGGTGCCAATTGAAGGGGCTTCCAGTTTAACCGACGCGAATATCGATCCTCTTTTGAACATACAGGGTTTGCGCAAGCGAGCATCAGCCAGTGAGATCAGTACTGGAGAGGTACTGGATCCTGGAATGCTTGAGAACTGTAATGCTCATGCACGTGTTGAAGAGGGCGAAGGGCAAATTAAAGTGAGGCTGAAGTTTTTAAATGACACCGAAGAGGTAGCACGAGTAAAACCTGATGATACCATTGGATTTCTGAAGAG CAAATATTTCCCAGGACGAGAGCAGCAAATGAAGTTCATTTACCAAGGCCAGCTTCTGCAAGATCAGTCCCGCACTCTTGGATCGCTTAACATCACAGATAACTGCGTCATTCATTGTCACATTTCACAAACTTCATCCTCCCCCAGCCCTGCTGTTtcttcaatggtggagcagaaccAAGCTGCCCTTAATGTTGGTAATCTGATGATCCCAGTTTTTGTCATCATGCTTGCTGTAGTCTGGTACTACCGCATCAACTACCGCCAGTTCTTCACTGCACCAGCCACTGTTTCCCTGGTTGGTGTTACTGTTTTCTTCAGTTTTCTTGTGTTTGGCATTTATGGTCGATAA